The DNA segment aatgcatcataTGTGTATCAgaccttatacacctcccagttagaatatgtaatttggaatcttcatcaagcaatttttaaaatttgtttaaaaaaaaaaaaaatagtaaccgaTGATCTGGTTCGGATAAGGTAAGGTGCGTCAACTCTTGCATTGTGGGATAGCATATTTCGACGTATGGTGTTATAAAGTTCTAATTCACGGTAACCTATTTTTAAATGTTTCCAGTAATTATGATAGATTGAAGATATacgtggataaaaaaaatatacgaCAAGAAGCATTCAGTCGTCAGTCCTGCAGATGTGataatgtgtttaaaaaaaaaaaattcgatccaatgcatcacatgtgcatcaaaacttatacacctgccaatgagaaaatgtaatttggaatcttcagcaaaacaattttaaattttacttttaaaatagTGAGTACATAAGGCGGCCGCCTCATACATAAGGCGTCCGTCGTCTTTCGCGCCTTAGTGtataaggcggtcgcctttcaCACTTCTTGTAAGTCGGCGGACTACCTTACTACCAAaggaccgcatcagcgcctaggcgctggtaaggcgacttAAAAACTATGGTGATAGGCTAATCTCTTTCTTGCTTTGTAATACTTCAATACCAAGGAAATAGCTAAGAGGACCCAAGCCTTTCGGATGGAAGTATTTATGTAGAAAATATTTTGCATTtgcaataccagatgcatcaccACCAGATACAATAATGTCATGGACATAAACAACTAGCACAACCACCTTAGAACCTCGGTGAAGAAGAAAGATTGAGTGACTAGAATACATTGTGAAAAACACCACTTAGTAACAATCGAGCTGAATTTGTCAAACCAGGCTCTAGGTGATTGATTCAAGCCATAAATTTTCTTATGTAGCTTAAATATTTTGTGTggattctccccctgagcaacaaaccctggaagttgctccatatacacctcccCATGGATAGCATCATATACAAAGGCATTTTTGACATCCAACTGATAGAGAGGTCAGTCAAGATTTACAACTAATGATACAACTACACAGACCAAATTAAGATGAGCGACTGAGGAAAAGGTCTTGAAATAATCCACACGATACATATGAGTAATAACCTTTCAAAACCAAACGGGCCTTAAGCTGTTCAACTAAACCATCTAGATTATACTTAATTGTGTATACCCAGTGATACCATACAAGATCCTTACCAGAAGGTAAGTTCCATGTTTGTCGAGAGTGTGTTTCCATAGGCACTTTCCACCCAGGATGAGACCAAGCCCCTTTATAATTTTGAGGAATAGAGGTAGTAGATATGGAAAGGGCAAGATTATGGAAAGGAGATGGGAAGTGAGATATAGAAACATAATTTTCAATAGGGTAAGCAGTCAAGATTTATGTGTGCAAGAACAAGTACTTCTACAAAGAGCCACTGGTAAAAGTAAGGTGGAGCTTCAGTTGGAGGAGCAGATTGAGTGGTGGGTGATGAAGCAGTAGATGGCACTGTTTTATTACACTGCTGATACGCTTGCAATGGTGGAGAGGATACAATCGAAACACCATCAAAAAGTCACAAGAAACAGCATAGGTGGTGCACAATTACTTCCAATCTCAACAGTAAAATTAGGCACAGGAGGAACAAAATGTGAGGTTGTTTCAAAGAATGTAACATTGGCGTTGACAAATTGCCAACGTGTAACCGGGTCATATTTTTTCTACCCTAGTGAATGTCACTTTCAAAGAATGTAACATTGGTGTTGACAAATTGCCGATGAGTAACCGGGCCATATCATTTCTACCCTATTGAATGTTCATGTCCCTAAATATCTGTGGCTTGCCAATGAAGGCTGTAATAGGTTTATTCAAGTAATAACATGGTAAACCACTATTTCCTTCACACTATGAACACCTTTCATTGAATTTGTAAGGAGGGAATGCAAGTCAGTTTAGATCTTCTGTAGAtcttgcctttttcttttttttttttattcatgtctCTTTTTGGGGAGGTGTGGGAATTTGCAGCATAGCTTTCTTACTCCTACCTTTTCGCAGGTTGATCTTTTCCCATATTCTGTTCTTTTAAGTATTAGATATTCCATGGCTGTTAAATggttctctccctttcttccacTAACCTCTAATTACAAAATCAGATTTCTGACTcctgcatttgattttgtttgtttCTCTCAGGAAAACTGAAGAGCAAAAGCCCAAGGAGCAGAAACCAAAAGCCAGTGAGAACAAGCCAGTAATGAATGAGTGACAGGATTAGTTGCGCAGATGTAGACATTACTATATATCTGGGATGAGCCTTGTAGAGAACAACATGTAGGTTATGGAGACTATTTGAACTTTCTTCAAGCAAAAATGCTGTTCCGGATATGGTAAAGAATCGTTATGATTATGATTCAACAATGTGGGGGAAACCCCGTTTTGGAACTTGTAATCGATTTTCCTCCGATTGAAGTATGAGCTTTAGTTTCTAATGCCTTTGTCAACATCTGGTGGATATTTGAATTGACTGTCCTAATAGATGCCCCAAGACTGGAGTAAGGACACAATGCAGGCACTAGATAGTAGCCTTAGTGCACAAAAATGGAACGAGTGTCTCAAAAGTCAAGACTTACCCTGTTTATCTGTTAGAAAAATTTCTTCTCGTTAAAGAAGCCATTGGAAAATCTTTATCTATTCTGCGACCACTGTGGTTAGGGAGGGATTGGCCACTGAACTTGAGATTATCCAAAACTAGGATCTTGGCATGTCAGGAGTTCCAGACCCAAACAAAGAACCTGATCTTGCTGGGCGAATACTCATTTTTTCCGAACAATGGCTGCACGTTCTGAAGTGAATTGAATAAGTcaactcttctttttcttctaccaatTCATTTTATTGAATTAGTAATAATTGAGGAAGCAATTGAAGAAGATTACAATCAAAAGAAGCTCTACATTGTTGACTATTGCCATTCCCCATTTAATGTCATTTTCCTATGACGAAGGCTACTACTTTTCCTTGGAACTGTCTAGCAGCACAGCATGGTTGATCCATCTCTTTCATGCCCAAATTGTACGTCACAACATGGTTTGATCCATCTTCCATGCCACAACAATAATGACCAATTATAAGTCATCCTTTTGGATGTACAATTAATTCTTCTACATCGACCAGTCACCCATAGAATGGAAACCAAAAATTGCAAAGGAGGCTAGAAGTGGTCAGGTCACACTGGGCGATAGTGTCTTCGATCTGATTTGATCTTATGTCATCATTCCCTTCTAAAACTCTTGCTATAAATCATTGCTTTTAAGAAGGCCAAATAGGTCATTATTTATTCTTCAAATATCATAAACTAGCAGTAACACATAACACAAACAAGAGAAATGAAAGATAATCAAATCCTCAAATGCTGCTCAACCTAGAGAGTGTTTGTCCAAACCATTCCATTCTCTTTTATCCAATGATAGACGTCAATTAGGGCCAGGCCAAAACCCAATAAACTTAAAAGCAAGATGGTTTGGATTCTAAGTTGATGTATCATATTGGCATGTCATTATCACATGATTCACTTGCTTCTAAGTATGTATATCACTATATCCACTATATAAACTTTTACTTTCTATAAAACATGACAATAATAGACTTGAAATGAGAAAGGTTGGCTATGACATAATGCTGGTGGTTCATAGAGGTTTCCatatatgagtttcacagctctAGTTGTGACATTCTCATAAGACCCATCAATGCTCTCAGTACTCCATAAGTGTACATGGTGCCCTAATTTCTCGATGACAAAATCTAGGAGATTTTTGGCAGAAGTCACACATGTACTTTGCTCATCTCGAGTGGGctctttccaatttttttttgctaacaaagGTGTCCAGACTCCAGACCTTTTCACATATCTCAAGGGTCTTTTTAATATACTCTTCCATTTTTGAATAATCCACCAAACCAAAAAGCTTCTTCAATTCCATGACCCGGGCTaaagaaaatgggatttttgatgCTAGAAATTGTGGCAAGAATGATTTATATGACATTGTGTCCCTTAGATCAAGGACATTCATGGAACCTCCCTGTTTCATGATTGATTTGAGAAAAAATGACAACCCCACTTGTCTGGAAATCGGCATGGATAATCCACTTGGAACACGATTGGGCTATTGGTGGCAGCATTGGGGGTTGTCTGTGATCTTCTTTACTTGCCTACGAATGAAGGCAATTGAGAAGCTAATTCATTTTCCTCCATAAGTTTCAAAAAGTCTACTTCTTGATGGGGACTTAAAGGAGAAGCCTTTGTAACTATACAATGTGGAGGATGTGGGAAACCAATATGCTCTTCCCAGTAGTGCAAGAAGACATTTTTAGCGAACTCTACAATGTCAAGGGCAAAAAATTataacaaaataagaaagataaaataggaaTAACCAAtggaaaaattactttttcttAAACTAAAGTATGGTGCAATCAGAAGTCCAAGCAATAGAATGTGATGCATTATGGTGGAACTGAAATAGAAGATGTAATGAGTTGGGAATTTGCCTCCCTGTGGGATTGGGTTTGTTGCTAGGAGGGGATGTGAATTTACGTATGGGGAAagtgcccaaccctctcccatttGTAGCCAAACGGCCAGGCAGGGTGCCTAACCTGTGTCACTATCTCTCCGTCTCCTCTAGAAATTACCCCATACCCCCTCTCATCCTAGTCTcttccccactccccactctccactccccactccccactccccacccaATTGGTTGAGCTGCTAGATCCAAGTAATGTTGTATtactaacaaataaaaaaaggggaggggggggggggaggggggagggagggggagtTGTTTTTAGTCCCTAAAACGGTCAAGTGTATTCTATAATTTCCAAGTTTCCAATATGGGAAATTGGAAACTTCTTTTTTGTGACTACCCCTAAAGTAAAATTCCAACAACCCCTCAgcattcaaaatttaaattatcAAAATTACCCCTCAATTCTGAGTCATTCTCATAAACCTGGTCTTCTTACTTTTCTTATCTTGACTAGATGGATCTTGGTGTGAAGCTTAACCATATAGTCAAGGAAAATATTCAAGAACATTAATGGTATACAAATAATTGAGTACTCCAAATTGCAACATATGGGTTACGAGGAAATCAGATTCCCTTTTTTCATGATTCAACACCCTCAGTAGATAACAGATgtgaagagaaaaaaggaaggcGTTAGTTGGTAAAAGGGTCCTATAAACTAGTCAACTAGTCAGGGACTCAGGATTACACTATtgccattttcctttttattttgaaCCATCCATTTCTTTGATCTGTTTCCgcaaaaatttcactttataaTGAACATTAGCCTTATTTTTCCACAGGGTAAATTCATTGACATCCAATGACATTTAGTAGGGGATTACCTGTTCACAAATTTCGGTCTCACCTGATTTGCTACATGGCCGATATTTAAGTGCTGGAAGAAATTATTTCTTTGATAAGGCAGCTTAGTTTAGaacttaaattttaatttgtgaACTTGATCTCCACACGATCATCCATCTATTTGCAAGTTCTTTTCTCTACATCTGAGGAGAATGTCATACAAAAATTAAACTTTGACAGATATGGGGCAACAGTTGAAAATACAAGGGCAGAAAACCTATCACGGTGAGCCATACATTAGAGATGGGGCAtggaattcaatttttttcatgaAGTTAATCTGAATTGGGACTTCCCATCCAAATAATCAATTTAAATACAGGAATCCTGTATTTGTTTGATTTGATCAAGTGAAcataggacaaagttttctttcaccagTGACTAAATGATGGGATGGTTTAGATCTGACCCCCATGACTCCCCACCTCTCTCCCTCCATTGTACTTGGTCACGATGGGTGTGGCCTTCGGAAACTCGGTCCTATATTGTTGGTACCCTCATTTCGGTCAGGTTGGCCGAATGAATGGTACTTTGGTCAACAGAGGGGAGCCAGTCAAGGAGCAGGAAAGGCTTTTACTACGAggtggttagggtttagggaacgAAATTTGGTTGCTGCCTAGGTTGCAGCCAAGGGAATGGTATCTCAAGGGTAAGAGTGAAAAAATTCACCTtaggtgggtattttcaaaTCTGTCCCTAAGATTTCATTCCCTTGACTGTTACCATGGGATGGCTGCAACCcgggtagcagccaaattttttcctaatttaggtGATGTATCAAATCAAAATTCTCTTTCCTCAGCATAAAGGACACGTGTACTATGATCGTGAGTATTTGTCCAAAGCGATAATTGATTCTTAAACGTGGGAACAAAGATGGAGCGGTTACGAACTGCAAAGGGGAGGTTATATGAGTATTTGAATAAGGTTCATGGCGACAATCAAGGCATCATCAACTGCAAACAAACTCACATACTTAACCTGGAGCGCCTGCACACAATATACGGTCAGTGTATTCTCTCAATTCTAAAGGAAAAGATAGTCAACATCTATAAAGTGATTTCGACCACCcaatattaggggtgtcaatttcaagctcGTATCGATTAGATCGATCAAATTCGGCCGTTTAAAGACTGGCCTGGTCTGTaccgattaataaatgtgttgggctcagGTCTCgcctgtttataaataggtagtataTGGTGCAAGGGATAAGCCCCAAAGGCACCCGATCAGCCCGGCACGTTAAGCCTGActgtttatatatattttgattttttttataagaatatagcacatattgatatttttttatcaattattgaatgcaattaagtgtaatatcttttctaaattgCTGGTGATTTAAtcaaatatattaaagtatcttaaatttaagacaattaaaggccgtttaaggttttattggtacattatccCATTTAAGTCCCACTTATACCCCAATTAGGAGAAGACCTGTCAAAGCCTAGAACCCAACCTAGCCCGACACGAGactgactcattccttaaatagttAGATCATTGTCCAAGGGTATAGGCCCACCATGCCCAACTATGACCGATCGAGACTGGCTCAGCCCGATAGATTGATACCCTTAACCAATATATTTATCTTGATTTTATCTTTTCAATGTACAAACAAAGTCCTTGCATTCACTGCCCAAACGTTCCTTTGTCACTGTGGGGGTATTACAGTGAGACTCAAATGGTGAACTAGTTGTTTATGATAATTTTGGatcaatttgaatttttaatgaCTAACGGCCAAAGATGGTCTCCCTTTGTAGACCCAAAGAGGTAGACTTCCTTCTTAAACTTCTTACTTGATGGAAGGGATCAAATGTGGGGAGGGCTTAGGATCTTTCATCATCAAGACTTGATGCCGAATTTTTTTGCGTATTTGGATCATCAAAAAATCAATCCCTTCATTATATGAATACAAAGAGATTTTTAGAATGAGAGATATTTCGTTGATAATCGATGGAATAAGAACATTAGTGATAGCGACAAGAGGAGACTCAACAAAAGAGAAAGTAGACCTCAGAGACTCAAATTCGGATCCAGTAACATCTTTGATGGTGCTTCCCCAATCTTTGTACAACCGATTCTCAATGCAAGTTGTGCAAATATTTCAAATATCTGTTACTGCGAATTTTTATTGCGATTTGTTTTCGTAGTTAGAAGGTTTCTGTTACTACGCTTTTTAACTGCAGTTTTGTTTCTGCagtaacaaagattttttttactgCGATCTTAACTATTGCAGCAATAAGTAGCACATATTACTGCGTTTTTTCTAACTACGGTTTTATTTCCatagttacaagattttctgTTACTGTGATTTTTTATTGCGATTCATTTCTGTAGTTACAAGGTTTCTATTACTGTGCTTTTTAACTGCAATTTCGTTTCCGCAgtaacaaaaatatttttttttactacgaTCTTAACTATTATAACAATAAGTAACACATATTACTGCGTTTTTTCTATCTacgatttttctttttgtagttacaagattttttgTTACTGCAATTTTTTATTGCGATCTAGATGCTAGTTTTGAAATAGATTGGTCCTAATGACACTGAGGCaacatttgataacgtttctcttgtttttgtgtctagaaacaccAAAAACGACTTTTCACATTTccggaaacaaaaacggattttttggtgtttgataaacttgtttctcgaaacattttttgcagacataatgacactaaaaaacccaatagtatcatcggatgcccaaaagggagagagggttcggttgcctctttttaggtttaaatagttgagagatttatcaggcacaacaaccttttttttctcttaaattcatttctagaaacgatgaaacaagtGACTTGTTTCGTctaagtcgtttctagaattctaaataagcataaatttttatttatgtttctagaaacaggtgaaatggaacaactttatcaaatgctttttagactgcttttccttttctgggaacaaaaaaaatgcagaaatgacagaaacgaatcgttgtcaaacggtgcctgaGTATCTTTTGGATCCTCACTGAAAATTTAATACCTAACGACATACCACATGAGTATTGAGAAATAGATTGGCATTATCTTGGCATGTCAGGGATATTTGAAAAGCATATATTCATGACTATTATTATAACATAGTATAGCAGTGGTAAGAAAATTAATTATCTCGACATATA comes from the Macadamia integrifolia cultivar HAES 741 unplaced genomic scaffold, SCU_Mint_v3 scaffold3051, whole genome shotgun sequence genome and includes:
- the LOC122067669 gene encoding wound-induced basic protein — its product is MIYDVNSPLFRSFLSQKGGAADKRKTEEQKPKEQKPKASENKPVMNE